From the genome of Diorhabda sublineata isolate icDioSubl1.1 chromosome Y, icDioSubl1.1, whole genome shotgun sequence, one region includes:
- the LOC130451910 gene encoding uncharacterized protein K02A2.6-like, with protein MLSKKYSKVFSPSLGKFNGGALRLDMQEGAKPKFCKDRSIPFALCRGIEAELDRLVTENILSPVSYSSWATPIAPVAKKNGTIRICGDYKITLNPVLLIDKYPLPRIEELFSKLQGGVEFSKIDRSQAYQQIELGNESKKLTTINTPKGLFSYNRLPFGIASAPAMFQRIMEQILAGLDGVVCFLDDILITGKSFG; from the coding sequence atgttatcaaagaagtATTCTAAAGTATTTTCTCCTTCCTTGGGAAAATTTAATGGAGGTGCTCTGCGACTGGATATGCAAGAGGGAGCCAAGCCCAAGTTttgcaaagaccgttccattcCTTTTGCCTTATGCCGAGGAATTGAGGCGGAACTAGACCGACTTGTCACTGAAAACATCTTGAGCCCAGTATCATACAGCAGTTGGGCAACACCCATTGCACCAGTAGCTAAGAAAAATGGAACCATCAGAATTTGTGGTGACTATAAAATTACTCTTAATCCTGTATTGTTAATTGATAAATACCCATTGCCCCGTATTGAGgaattattttctaaactaCAAGGCGGAGttgagttttcaaaaattgatcgTTCTCAAGCATATCAGCAGATTGAGTTAGGCAATGAGTCAAAGAAATTAACAACTATTAATACTCCAAAGGGGTTATTTAGTTATAATCGTTTACCTTTTGGTATTGCTAGTGCTCCAGCAATGTTTCAAAGAATAATGGAACAAATCTTAGCAGGTTTAGATGgggttgtttgttttttagatgACATTTTAATTACTGGAAAAAGTTTTGGATAG